The DNA sequence TTAAATTGATAGGAGGAAGTATATTAATAGATATATATCTAATATATTTATTCACACAAAAATCTCTTTTATATTTGtgtgatcaaattttaaatttttaatttatagaaattctaatatcatattataaaattatctttttaaaaaatttaaaatatagaagAAGAtacatcaataattttttttaataattaatacatgaataagtttatttttaattattattgtcagAAGTTTTTTAGGTTAAGTATCTTATATCACATGTATTTTAGTGACCAATACTTGTTGAgtttctgagttttttttttttttattttttggtttcccTACTAACAATGCAAACTAAAGGCAGAGGCCTTttttagaaaggaaaaaaaaaatacaatcctGCTTAAAGTTTAAACTAAAGACAGGGCTAACTTGATGAGGCGATGATGCAATATAAAAGGGCTACGTTGTTTGCTCTGTTAGCTAGGACTACATTGCTTCTCCTTTCCCATTTTCGCCTTCCTTCCTTCTCCAAATTCATCTTCCTTTCTTCTTTGCCACTTAAATCCTTCAccttcatcatcttcatcttcaccaTCCATACTTTCCTTTACAACTTTCTACATCTCTTTTCCCTCtgtcttgcttttctttttttttttttctttctctcttgttatttttaagCTTTCATCATTTTGGGGAACAAAGAGGGGCGTCCTTTCAACAATTACTTGAAATTCAACTCTATATCTCATTTGAGCCTGAATTCCGTGTTCAACTCCCATCAGTATTGAAGTAAGAATAGTTTATATACAATGGCTTTGGAAGCAGTGGTTTTCCCACAAGATCCACTTTCTTATACTTGTAACAAGGATAACTATTTGTACTCCATAGCTGCAAGTGGTGGACCTTGGAGCAACCATGAAGAACCCTACGGTAATAATGTCACAGATTCCATGGACCAATGGGATTCTTACAACTCGAATTCCTCCCCTGAGCCTTGCATCACCACCATTGATCACGATCAAGCATCGGTTCCTGGAGCTAACAATTCCCCCCTTGCCCCTGTAGAAGCCGCCACGAGTAGCAACACAGTTGCTGCTGGGGCGGCTTCCACGGGGCGACGCAAGAGGAGGCGTACGAAAAGCGTGAAGAACAAGGAGGAGATTGAGAACCAAAGGATGACCCACATTGCAGTTGAGAGAAACCGAAGAAAACAGATGAATGAGTACCTGGCTGTACTTAGATCCTTGATGCCTCCCTCTTATGTACAAAGGGTCAGTTTCTCTTTTACACCCTCCAAAATTTATCTGCACACTTTTTTGTTCCGTTTTTATCCTCCGCTGCTTACTgcctttgatttaaaaaaaaaatggaataatatcaaattatgtgaattgtatttaatatttattctcTTTTTGAACAAATCtttataggcaaaaaaaaaaaaaaattgaattcagtgtaaataaaaaaatgaaaaaaaaaacttgttagTTAGAAATCCAAACTAAATGACCATGACGTgaaatattcaaatttaattttaattttgaaaataaactgATCCATGATCTTATTAATTACTTTGCCTTGTTTACAAAACCGTAAAAAACAGGGTGATCAAGCGTCTATTATTGGTGGCGCAATTAACTTTGTGAAGGAGCTAGAACAGCTTGTACAGTGCATGAACggccaaaagaaaacaaaacaagaacaccacaacaacaCTGTACCCTTTGCCGAGTTCTTCATGTTCCCTCAGTACTCAACACACGCCACTCGTTATTGCAACAACGACAACACGGTGTACCCGCCGTGCATCGAGGCGGGCACGAAGAAGCCATCGTGGTCGTCGACGGCCGCGGTCGACATAGAAGTGTCGTTGGTAGATAGCCATGCTAACATGAAGATATTGTCAAAGAAGCAACATGGTTTGCTTGTGAAGATGGTTATTGGACTACAAAATCTGGGTTTCACCATTCTCCACCTTAATGTTACAACCGCTAATGATATGGTCCTTACCTCAGTTAGTGTCAAGGTATAGTTGCTTCCCTTTCATTTTGCTAacgataatttaattaaatatatcaaataatctaataacttttaattattaattttatatgaaaataactaaatttaaatctctacattttgaataaaattactaGTATAACTTCatcaataattataaataaatgttCAAAAGCAATTTTCTAAAGGTGAAAGGATGAGAAAGCATTACACTGTTACTAAATTGTGGCCTATGGTAAATTAAAGTATGTATTAAATAAATGAGATACTAATGTTGCTTGAAGTGTTCAAATTATATAACATTATTCAAAGCACCAATAATAACGTAAAATTGTTGCTATTTTCTTGTTAATCAAGATGACGTAAGAAGGTCGGTCTAGTTAAACTGAGGTAGATTCAAGCTAAGATCCTTTATCATATCAATAAACTTATTTGTacataataaatcaaaatatttgtaACAGCAAAATATAACTAAGTCGAGAATTGTAGGACAATTTATTTAATCACATTCctatttttagataattttatgttggatatgaaaaataattatttttaaaagagttataatacataaataattgaGATAtaaaatttaggtttaatta is a window from the Arachis hypogaea cultivar Tifrunner chromosome 17, arahy.Tifrunner.gnm2.J5K5, whole genome shotgun sequence genome containing:
- the LOC112766411 gene encoding transcription factor bHLH96, with product MALEAVVFPQDPLSYTCNKDNYLYSIAASGGPWSNHEEPYGNNVTDSMDQWDSYNSNSSPEPCITTIDHDQASVPGANNSPLAPVEAATSSNTVAAGAASTGRRKRRRTKSVKNKEEIENQRMTHIAVERNRRKQMNEYLAVLRSLMPPSYVQRGDQASIIGGAINFVKELEQLVQCMNGQKKTKQEHHNNTVPFAEFFMFPQYSTHATRYCNNDNTVYPPCIEAGTKKPSWSSTAAVDIEVSLVDSHANMKILSKKQHGLLVKMVIGLQNLGFTILHLNVTTANDMVLTSVSVKVEEGSQLNTVDEIAASVNELLRTIHEEVPLYADHHQL